From a single Anoplolepis gracilipes chromosome 3, ASM4749672v1, whole genome shotgun sequence genomic region:
- the Mol gene encoding dual oxidase maturation factor 1 — protein MKGWFDAFRSDGGPTLYSYSNRTPVTGDVPLIIVFVIFGTLFTAFLVIFPGVRKERLTTFLTVTMSLFVGATIQVAQYGSSWHTSTATIVSSYSAFSRHKAMADIGGYIGLMHINITYKLLPESEQTNSDVEYNERFWWRSSGEMTSAFKQALYQGAPFPIVSLAEYFSLHQEGFSWGSQYREAGYYASIMLWTSFASWLMMNLLLMVVPRYGAYGMIFTGLCMLMTNLIYTALLPCEPLIAHIEGSILSFNLGWNYWLVVSAGAACLLAGLVITAIDMIFPHQFSTILEVDYDTPYDRHVIIEESFDTRNVRRKVPKIEDSFGDRIMSQLSSKLQNRHTGKEDTEGVINRGYTSHEPSEFPQEIGDEPNKSNWSYPFPPASRRTVNS, from the exons atGAAGGGATGGTTCGATGCCTTTCGCAGCGATGGTGGGCCGACGCTCTACAGCTACAGCAATCGTACTCCCGTGACAGGTGACGTGCCCCTAATCATCGTATTCGTGATATTCGGTACCCTGTTCACGGCGTTCCTAGTCATATTCCCGGGTGTTAGGAAAGAG CGGTTAACCACATTTCTCACGGTTACCATGAGTCTCTTCGTGGGTGCGACGATTCAAG TGGCGCAATACGGTTCTTCCTGGCATACGAGTACCGCCACCATTGTTAGCTCCTATAGCGCTTTCTCCAGGCATAAGGCAATGGCCGATATCGGCGGTTATATCGGTTTAATGCACATCAATATAACATACAAGT TATTGCCAGAAAGTGAGCAGACAAACAGCGATGTCGAATATAACGAACGCTTCTGGTGGAGAAGTTCTGGTGAAATGACCAGCGCTTTCAAACAAGCCCTTTATCAGGGCGCTCCCTTTCCCATCGTCTCTCTCGCGGAATACTTTAGTCTCCATCAAGAGGGCTTCTCCTGGGGTTCGCAATATCGCGAGGCTGGATATTACGCTTCGATAATGCTATG GACCTCCTTTGCTTCGTGGTTGATGATGAACTTGTTGCTCATGGTAGTGCCACGATACGGAGCATACGGTATGATCTTCACGGGCCTGTGTATGCTGATGACAAACTTGATTTACACGGCCCTTCTACCATGCGAGCCTCTGATAGCTCATATAGAAGGCTCGATCTTATCCTTCAATCTTGGTTGGAATTATTGGCTGGTCGTATCGGCTG gTGCCGCATGCCTCTTGGCAGGACTCGTGATAACAGCTATAGATATGATCTTCCCTCATCAATTCTCGACTATACTCGAAGTCGACTACGACACGCCGTATGACAGGCATGTCATTATAGAGGAGAGCTTTGACACGCGCAATGTCAGACGAAAAGTTCCCAAGATCGAGGATTCGTTTGGCGATCGAATAATGAG tCAACTATCGTCCAAGCTTCAGAATAGACACACTGGTAAAGAGGACACCGAGGGTGTCATTAATCGAGGATATACGTCACACGAGCCGTCCGAATTCCCGCAAGAAATTGGCGACGAGCCTAATAAGAGTAACTGGTCGTATCCGTTCCCGCCAGCCTCGCGCAGAACCGTAAACAGCTGA